AGGAATGTCGAGATTGCCGATGTTTCCTTCAACAAGGCCAGGGCTGACTTCCTGCGCAAGCAGAAGCTCCTGGATAACGGCATCCTTTCCAGGGAGGAATACGATGTTGCGAAGGAGACCTACGATCAGGCCGAGATCCAGCTGAGCCTGGCCAGGGAACGTTTTCAGCTGATCAAGGAAGGCAAGATCAAGAAGGCCAGCGGCGGGGTGGATTCGGTCATCCGGGCTCCGGCTTCGGGTACGGTCCTTCAGCGGCCTGTAAATCCCGGCGACCCGGTCGTTCCCCTGACCTCCTATCAGGCCGGGACCGTCATGATGACGATCGCAGACATGGGTTCCCTTCTCTTTAAGGGTACGGTGGACGAAATCGATGTGGGCAAACTCCGTGAATCCCTTCCAGTACGGATCCGTGTAGGAGCCCTTCCCAATGCAACAATCACGGGACAGCTGGCAAAGATTGCCCCGAAGGCCACCGAGGACGAAGGGACTACGGTCTTTGACGTGGAGGCTTCGATTCAGGACCGCGGGGATGCCTACCTTCGTGCGGGCTATTCCGCTAACGCGGAGATCATCATCCAGGAAAAGGCCGATGTCCTGATCCTGCCGGAACGGCTTCTCCTCTTTGAGGATGACGCGACCTTTGTGGAAGTTCCTTCCGAGGATCCGGAAGCGGAACCGGTCAAGAAAAAGGTGACCCTCGGCTTGAGCGACGGATTGAACGTGGAAGTCGTCGAGGGGCTGAACGAGGGCGACCAGGTAGTACAGCGTCCGCCCCGCGAGATCGAGTAATCCATGGCCCTGAGAAATTACCTGAAGCAGTTTCTTGCCGATGTACGCGGGCAGAAATTGCGGACCTTCCTTACCCTCTTCGGGATCGTCTGGGGAACGACGGCCGTATCCCTTCTCCTGGCCTTCGGTGCCGGCCTGCACCACATGATGCTGGTCAGCCAGAAGGGCCTGGGGGAGAACATCATCATCTGCTGGCCTTCCAAGACCAGCCTTCCCTGGGAGGGACTTCCCCGCGGACGCCAGGTTCGAACAGCACCGGAGGACATGGATCTCCTCCGGGCGGAAGTTACCGACATTTCCCGGCTCAGCGGTGAATTCTCCATGTGGGACCGGAAGTTCAAAGCGGGCCGTAAGGTGATTGTTCCCAACATGGTCGGCGTGAACGACGAATATGCCACGATGCGGAACATGATTCCCCAGGAGGGAGGAAGATTCATCGATCCCCTCGATCTCGGGAGCAAGAAACGGGTCGTCTTCCTGGGAAACGACCTGGCCCAGGATCTCTTCGGCTCGCAGGACGTCGTGGGTCAGTACGTCGCGATTACCGGCATGCCCTTCATGGTCGTGGGAATCCTGCAGGACAAGGAACAGGACTCCAACTATTCCGGTAGAGACGTAGACAAGGCTGTGATCCCGGAGAGCACCTTCGCGGCCATGTACGGGAGGAATTACTACAACAACTTTGTCGTCCAGGCGGAGGAAGGCGCCGATGTGGAAAAGGTGAAGGACGGAATTATCGGCGCTCTGGCCCGCAAGTACCGCTTCGACCCAAAGGACAAGGAAGCGGTGCGGATGTGGGACACGACGGAGAATTTCAAGTTCTTTAACACCTTCTTTATGGCCTTCCGGGTCTTTCTCGGAATCCTTGGAGCCCTCACCCTCATCGTAGGGGGGATCGGGGTTTCCAACATCATGTACGTTGTCGCAGAGGAGAGGACAAAGGAAATTGGCGTCAAGATGGCCCTGGGGGCGAAAAAGCGTTACATCATCGGCCAGATTCTCTTTGAGACCCTGATGCTCGTCTTTATCGGCGGTATCCTGGGCTTCGGAATTTCCTGGGGAATCTGCACCCTTGTGCCCCTCACCGGCGTCCAGGAGTTTGTCGGAACTCCGGATCTCTCGATGACGGCAACGGCAATCACGGCGGTCATTCTCGGACTGGTCGGGCTCGTGGCCGGGTTCTTCCCGGCGAGAACCGCAGCGAGCCTGAACCCCGTGGAAGCGTTGAGGATCTGACCATGCCCCGCCCATCTCTGATCGTTCAACTCTTTTTCCGAACCGCCCGTCTCCAGAAAAAGCGCATGATGCTGACGATCATGGCCATAACCTGGGGTACGATTTCGATCCTTCTTCTTCTTTCCTTCGGAGAAGGCCTGAAACGGAACATGATGAAGGGACGTGCCGGCCTGGGAGAGGACATCGTTATCATCTGGCCGGGTGAAACGGAAAAGCCCTACCAGGGTTTTCCCCCCGGCCGCGATGTCCGGCTCGTGCCCGAGGATGTCGATCTCGTCCTTCGCGAGATCCCTGAAATCTATAACGCCCATGGGGAGATGACGGACTGGAACGCCCAGATTGCCTTCGGCGAAAAGATCATCAACCAGCGGGTCATCGGAACCAACACGGCCTACGGCGAGCTCCGGAACCATGTGGCGGAAGCCGGGGGCCGATTCATCAACATTCTGGACGAAGAGCGGAAGCGCAGGGTCATCTTCCTGGGAGACGAATTGAAACAAGACCTCATGGGTGACGCCGATGCCATTGGGAAGACGGTGACCGTGAATCGCGTCCCCTTTACCGTCATCGGCGTCATGAAGAAAAAGCTCCAGATGGGGATGTACGGCGGACCCGATTCCCGGCATGCCGTGATTCCCCTTTCCACCTTCCAGGCGATCTATGGACGGCACTACCTGAACAATTTCGTCTTCAAACCTGCCTCTCCCGAACTTATGAAGGTCGCCAGGCGTCGCCTGAATGAGGTCCTGGGCGGCAAGCACGGCTACGATCCCGATGACAAGCGGGCCCTGTACGTCTGGGACACCCAGGAAGGCGCCAAGATCATGGGAAACATCATGTTCGGGCTGGAGATCTTTCTGGGGATCATCGGAGGCCTGACGCTCCTGATCGGCGGTATCGGCGTCGCCAACATCATGTTTGCCGTCGTGAAGCGGCGGACCAAGGAGATCGGCCTGGTCATGGCCCTGGGGGCTCGAAAGTCCATCGTGATGGGCCAGCTGGTCCTGGAGGCTCTCCTCCTCACCTTCGTGGGCGGCCTGGCCGGCATCGGGATCGGCACCGCCATCATTCAGCTCCTTGCCCACCTGCAGGCTCAATCCAACAACGAGGCACTCCAGTTCCTCGGTCAGCCCACCATCTCCCTCCCCATCGCCCTGACCACGGTCGGGCTCCTGGGAGGGATCGGCTTTCTCGCCGGCTATATGCCCTCTCGCCGGGCCGTCACAATTCAGCCCGCCGAAGCACTCCGGTACGAATAAAGGGGGACCCATGTTTTTTGACGGAATCTTCAAACGGAAACAGAACGGAAACGGCTCCAACGGAAATCTCATTGAAATGAAGGGGATCCGAAAGGTCTACTCCATGGGCGGAAAGGTGGAAGTGGAAGCCCTGCGCGGCATCGACCTGTCAATTAAACCCAACGAGTTCATTTCCGTTGTCGGTCCCTCGGGTTCGGGCAAGTCGACGCTCATGAACATTCTCGGCTTCCTCGATACGCCTTCGGAGGGCTCTTACCGCCTGAAGGGAGACGAAGTCGCGGATTTCAACGTCGACCGGCTGGCCGACATCCGGAACCGAACCATAGGCTTCGTCTTCCAGAACTTCAACCTTCTCCCCCACCTGACGGCTTACGAGAACATCGAGCTCCCCCTGCTCTTCAAGGGGCTTTCTTCCCGCAAGAGAAAAGAGCGTGTCGAAGAACTCCTGGAACAGGTCGATCTGGCGGACCGGGGCACCCACAAGCCCACGGAGCTCTCCGGCGGCCAGATGCAGAGGGTGGCGATCGCCCGGGCCCTGGCCTGCGAACCGGACATCATCCTGGCCGATGAGCCCACGGGCAACCTCGATTCCATCGCCGGGAAGGATGTCATATCGATCTTCGAACAGCTCTGGACCCGGGGCCATACCGTGGTGCTGATCACCCACGATCTTTCCATTGCCCGGAGAACTCCAAGGATGATCAGGATTCACGACGGAAAGGTCGTGGAGGACGCCCGGACTTCAAGCGAAGCCGCTTCGTAATCAGGCCAGCTTAAAAATGGGTTCGATGGTACCGATCGCCTTTCCGACATCGTTGCGGTTGGCCATGGTGCGGAACGACTGCAGGGCTTGGCTC
This sequence is a window from Thermoanaerobaculia bacterium. Protein-coding genes within it:
- a CDS encoding efflux RND transporter periplasmic adaptor subunit, whose translation is MKTLFRVFFGLIALGAISGIFFFVTNNAGAKQTPYTLQEIQRGTIVDKALAVGQIVPDQEVQVKSQISGIVKRCYVEVGDTVRTGDPLFEITPDPTPLQLTEAERNVEIADVSFNKARADFLRKQKLLDNGILSREEYDVAKETYDQAEIQLSLARERFQLIKEGKIKKASGGVDSVIRAPASGTVLQRPVNPGDPVVPLTSYQAGTVMMTIADMGSLLFKGTVDEIDVGKLRESLPVRIRVGALPNATITGQLAKIAPKATEDEGTTVFDVEASIQDRGDAYLRAGYSANAEIIIQEKADVLILPERLLLFEDDATFVEVPSEDPEAEPVKKKVTLGLSDGLNVEVVEGLNEGDQVVQRPPREIE
- a CDS encoding ABC transporter permease produces the protein MALRNYLKQFLADVRGQKLRTFLTLFGIVWGTTAVSLLLAFGAGLHHMMLVSQKGLGENIIICWPSKTSLPWEGLPRGRQVRTAPEDMDLLRAEVTDISRLSGEFSMWDRKFKAGRKVIVPNMVGVNDEYATMRNMIPQEGGRFIDPLDLGSKKRVVFLGNDLAQDLFGSQDVVGQYVAITGMPFMVVGILQDKEQDSNYSGRDVDKAVIPESTFAAMYGRNYYNNFVVQAEEGADVEKVKDGIIGALARKYRFDPKDKEAVRMWDTTENFKFFNTFFMAFRVFLGILGALTLIVGGIGVSNIMYVVAEERTKEIGVKMALGAKKRYIIGQILFETLMLVFIGGILGFGISWGICTLVPLTGVQEFVGTPDLSMTATAITAVILGLVGLVAGFFPARTAASLNPVEALRI
- a CDS encoding ABC transporter permease, translated to MPRPSLIVQLFFRTARLQKKRMMLTIMAITWGTISILLLLSFGEGLKRNMMKGRAGLGEDIVIIWPGETEKPYQGFPPGRDVRLVPEDVDLVLREIPEIYNAHGEMTDWNAQIAFGEKIINQRVIGTNTAYGELRNHVAEAGGRFINILDEERKRRVIFLGDELKQDLMGDADAIGKTVTVNRVPFTVIGVMKKKLQMGMYGGPDSRHAVIPLSTFQAIYGRHYLNNFVFKPASPELMKVARRRLNEVLGGKHGYDPDDKRALYVWDTQEGAKIMGNIMFGLEIFLGIIGGLTLLIGGIGVANIMFAVVKRRTKEIGLVMALGARKSIVMGQLVLEALLLTFVGGLAGIGIGTAIIQLLAHLQAQSNNEALQFLGQPTISLPIALTTVGLLGGIGFLAGYMPSRRAVTIQPAEALRYE
- a CDS encoding ABC transporter ATP-binding protein, which codes for MFFDGIFKRKQNGNGSNGNLIEMKGIRKVYSMGGKVEVEALRGIDLSIKPNEFISVVGPSGSGKSTLMNILGFLDTPSEGSYRLKGDEVADFNVDRLADIRNRTIGFVFQNFNLLPHLTAYENIELPLLFKGLSSRKRKERVEELLEQVDLADRGTHKPTELSGGQMQRVAIARALACEPDIILADEPTGNLDSIAGKDVISIFEQLWTRGHTVVLITHDLSIARRTPRMIRIHDGKVVEDARTSSEAAS